In Thermoanaerobacter uzonensis DSM 18761, the following proteins share a genomic window:
- a CDS encoding DUF896 domain-containing protein, with product MITREMIDRINFLYYKSQTEGLTEEEKEEQKRLRQEYVKEIKERVRRELENIKYAENSCNHCGHDHNHHHHHHRH from the coding sequence ATGATAACGAGAGAGATGATAGATAGAATAAATTTCCTTTATTACAAATCGCAAACAGAAGGTTTAACAGAAGAGGAAAAAGAAGAGCAGAAAAGGCTGAGGCAAGAATATGTGAAAGAAATAAAAGAGAGAGTAAGAAGAGAATTAGAAAATATTAAATATGCTGAAAATAGTTGCAACCATTGTGGACATGACCATAATCACCATCATCACCACCACAGACATTAA